In Zunongwangia profunda SM-A87, the following proteins share a genomic window:
- a CDS encoding DUF1989 domain-containing protein: MNIISRQSGAAFILKKGEQLKIQSPQGNQVSDMVLFNLNDTREKISSGKTLDFEESILISRGNYLWSNRSEKMMMILEDTNGRNDFLLAPCSPETFEIMYHHKGYHPSCFENLYRNLEAYDIFPDDIPTAFNIFMNVQFDTDGKLSVDPPTNTPQDYILFEAQKDLIVGLTACSAEDSNGGSFKEIAYEIIAQKNE, translated from the coding sequence ATGAATATAATTTCGAGACAATCGGGAGCTGCTTTTATTTTAAAAAAAGGGGAACAGTTAAAAATACAATCTCCCCAGGGAAACCAGGTTAGTGATATGGTATTATTTAATTTAAATGATACCCGCGAAAAGATTTCGAGTGGAAAAACCCTCGACTTCGAAGAATCTATCCTGATTTCACGCGGAAACTATCTTTGGAGCAACCGTAGTGAAAAAATGATGATGATTCTTGAAGATACAAACGGAAGAAATGATTTTTTACTAGCCCCATGCAGCCCGGAAACTTTCGAAATTATGTATCATCATAAAGGTTATCATCCCAGTTGCTTCGAAAACCTGTATCGCAATTTAGAAGCCTATGATATTTTTCCTGATGACATTCCTACAGCTTTTAATATCTTTATGAATGTACAATTTGATACCGATGGTAAATTAAGCGTAGATCCCCCCACTAACACCCCTCAGGATTATATTCTTTTTGAAGCTCAAAAAGACCTGATAGTCGGCCTAACCGCATGTTCTGCAGAAGATAGTAATGGTGGCAGCTTTAAGGAAATTGCTTACGAAATTATTGCTCAAAAAAATGAGTAA
- the gntA gene encoding guanitoxin biosynthesis heme-dependent pre-guanitoxin N-hydroxylase GntA, with protein sequence MISTNLRQKPERPAIFSRSMTSDKKATKVYNSFQDFIITNDHPCIMAKTVFSMNLVNLRTYNNLGNLNQTKELYKDLKAYIKNYDFESNQFETFIAVFPNSPEFTEIQFEEQLWIQLNQLNAVDEYDWDPSVSNNPNDDNFSFSIAGKSFYIVGLHPNSSRKARRSPYPAIAFNLHWQFEKLRKMGTYDRVKTSIRERDEQFSGSTNPMLKDFGSQSEARQYSGRKVGELWECPFKK encoded by the coding sequence ATGATATCTACCAACCTAAGACAGAAACCTGAAAGGCCAGCGATTTTTTCACGCTCAATGACTTCAGACAAGAAGGCTACAAAAGTCTATAATTCCTTTCAGGATTTTATAATCACCAATGATCATCCCTGCATTATGGCTAAAACCGTATTCAGCATGAATTTGGTTAATTTACGAACCTACAATAACCTTGGAAACTTAAATCAGACTAAAGAATTATATAAGGATTTAAAAGCCTATATAAAAAATTATGATTTTGAATCTAACCAGTTCGAAACTTTTATTGCGGTATTCCCAAACAGCCCGGAGTTCACCGAAATCCAGTTTGAAGAGCAACTATGGATTCAGCTGAATCAATTAAATGCTGTAGACGAATATGATTGGGATCCCAGTGTGAGTAATAATCCAAATGATGATAATTTTAGTTTCAGTATTGCCGGAAAATCCTTTTATATTGTAGGATTACATCCTAATAGTTCAAGAAAAGCACGTCGTAGTCCTTACCCAGCGATCGCTTTTAACCTGCACTGGCAGTTTGAGAAATTACGGAAAATGGGAACCTACGATCGAGTAAAAACCAGCATACGGGAGCGTGATGAACAATTTTCGGGAAGTACGAATCCTATGCTTAAAGATTTTGGATCGCAAAGCGAAGCCAGGCAGTACAGTGGGCGAAAAGTAGGAGAACTGTGGGAATGTCCCTTCAAAAAATAA
- a CDS encoding glucose 1-dehydrogenase, whose amino-acid sequence MKDPRTKYPQPPFDTPLQKEPGDEYEMNPLPDYGEDSYKGNNKLKDKVAIITGGDSGIGRAVAYAFALEGARVVISYLNEHKDAEKTAEVIRNKNGEVLLIDGDIQQEKHCKHIIDKTLEHFGQIDIIVNNAAFQMSRTSLQEISAEEWDKTFRTNIHAPFYLCKAAEPHLKPGSSIVNTTSVNAYSPSDNLVPYAATKGAIRNFTASMAQLWADKGIRVNAVAPGPIWTPLIPATMPKEKVENFGKQTPLGRPGQPAELAPAYVMLASEDGSYTSGATIEITGGRYTL is encoded by the coding sequence ATGAAGGACCCAAGAACAAAATATCCGCAACCTCCATTTGACACTCCGCTTCAGAAAGAACCGGGGGATGAATATGAAATGAACCCATTGCCAGATTATGGAGAAGATTCATATAAAGGGAATAATAAACTTAAAGATAAAGTAGCCATAATTACCGGAGGGGACTCAGGTATTGGCAGGGCGGTTGCCTATGCTTTTGCCCTTGAAGGTGCAAGGGTAGTTATCTCTTATCTTAATGAACATAAGGATGCTGAAAAAACCGCTGAGGTTATTAGGAATAAAAATGGAGAAGTGCTTTTGATTGATGGCGACATACAACAAGAAAAGCATTGTAAGCATATTATAGATAAAACTTTGGAGCATTTTGGGCAAATTGATATTATTGTGAATAATGCTGCTTTTCAGATGTCCAGAACGAGTCTTCAAGAAATTTCTGCTGAAGAATGGGATAAGACTTTCCGAACAAATATCCATGCCCCATTTTATCTTTGTAAGGCTGCAGAACCTCATCTTAAGCCGGGGAGTAGTATCGTTAATACTACTTCTGTAAATGCTTATAGCCCTAGTGATAATCTGGTTCCTTATGCGGCGACTAAAGGTGCAATTAGAAACTTTACAGCAAGTATGGCTCAACTTTGGGCAGATAAAGGAATACGAGTAAATGCAGTGGCGCCTGGGCCGATATGGACACCATTGATTCCTGCTACCATGCCAAAGGAAAAAGTAGAGAACTTCGGAAAGCAAACTCCGCTGGGAAGACCCGGTCAACCTGCTGAATTAGCACCAGCTTATGTGATGTTGGCATCTGAAGACGGAAGTTATACCTCGGGAGCAACAATCGAAATTACCGGTGGACGCTATACGCTATAA
- a CDS encoding RNA polymerase sigma factor → MNHKVLNELLKKGDEHSFTLIFEALYQPLVAYMMQYVDKAADAEDIAQNTFIKLWERKDHLDLNISVKSYMYSTAYNMFIDTYRKKKKQQTYLDQLKSETLVSLTEEPDELLEHKLKLVAKAVEALPERCRLIFIMHKKQGHSHKEIAHQLRISTKTVEAQLRIAYTRLREELKNRPDLYLMVVTAKSPIFK, encoded by the coding sequence ATGAATCACAAGGTCCTAAATGAATTGCTTAAAAAAGGTGATGAGCATTCGTTTACCCTCATTTTTGAAGCATTATACCAACCCCTGGTAGCTTACATGATGCAATATGTTGATAAAGCCGCAGACGCCGAGGATATTGCGCAGAATACATTCATTAAACTTTGGGAGAGAAAAGACCATCTAGATCTCAATATATCGGTCAAAAGTTATATGTACAGTACGGCTTATAATATGTTTATAGATACCTATCGAAAAAAGAAAAAGCAGCAAACCTATCTCGACCAACTTAAAAGTGAAACCCTTGTAAGCCTTACAGAAGAGCCAGATGAGCTTTTGGAACATAAGCTGAAGCTGGTTGCCAAAGCAGTTGAAGCACTGCCAGAACGGTGCCGACTTATTTTCATCATGCATAAAAAGCAAGGGCATTCCCATAAGGAAATTGCTCACCAGCTGCGAATATCTACCAAAACTGTAGAGGCCCAGTTGCGTATTGCCTATACACGCCTACGGGAAGAACTTAAAAACAGACCTGACTTATACTTGATGGTAGTCACTGCAAAATCTCCTATCTTTAAATAA
- a CDS encoding FecR family protein gives MENVDDLIQKFQNHCISDEELMQLEQWVKSSKRNTYYFKNAVEQDYLLTVYSRKDEKNPGFDDIFQQRKSSSRRIMPVTLLKYAAILVLGLFAAGVGYFYLNNQVEEEYNPGQITFTYANGETISLDENGEGTLTDKSGNALGVQKQGELDFRTSGTQSTTYNIIKVPRGKRFNLLLSDGSRVYLNSESTLRFPANFPNTGNREVHLTGEGFFEVSKDTEHPFRVNAEKLQVEVLGTRFNVNAYKGSQQITTTLAEGSVRLQQGQKQATLVPGEAGTWSGVKEPIRVAKVKVANNIAWIENRLLFIDEPFVTILEKIERSYGVKIINNNPSLAATRFNGDFDLNTESVEDVMNAFTTIDFFEYSYKNNIITIK, from the coding sequence ATGGAAAACGTTGACGATTTAATACAAAAATTTCAAAATCATTGCATAAGTGATGAGGAGTTAATGCAGCTTGAGCAATGGGTAAAAAGCAGCAAACGAAATACGTATTATTTTAAAAATGCAGTCGAGCAGGATTATCTGCTAACTGTTTATAGCCGTAAAGATGAAAAAAATCCAGGGTTTGACGATATTTTTCAGCAGCGAAAATCTTCGTCTCGAAGAATTATGCCAGTTACCCTCCTTAAGTATGCCGCTATTTTAGTATTAGGTCTTTTTGCGGCAGGGGTAGGTTATTTCTATTTAAATAATCAGGTAGAGGAGGAATACAATCCGGGGCAGATTACCTTTACCTATGCTAATGGAGAAACCATTAGTCTTGATGAGAACGGAGAAGGCACATTAACCGATAAATCTGGGAATGCGCTGGGAGTCCAGAAGCAGGGAGAGTTAGATTTCAGAACTTCAGGTACCCAGTCTACTACCTATAATATCATAAAGGTACCCCGTGGAAAGCGATTTAACCTTTTGCTTTCAGACGGTAGCCGGGTTTATCTCAATTCAGAAAGTACGTTGCGTTTTCCGGCAAATTTCCCAAATACCGGCAATAGAGAAGTTCACCTTACCGGAGAAGGCTTTTTTGAAGTTTCTAAAGATACCGAACATCCTTTTCGTGTAAATGCTGAAAAACTGCAGGTTGAAGTATTAGGGACACGTTTTAATGTTAATGCTTATAAAGGATCGCAACAAATTACAACTACTCTTGCCGAAGGATCGGTGAGACTACAGCAGGGGCAAAAACAAGCTACACTAGTGCCGGGGGAAGCCGGAACCTGGAGCGGCGTTAAAGAGCCTATAAGGGTAGCTAAAGTAAAGGTAGCTAATAATATTGCCTGGATAGAAAACCGCCTGTTATTTATTGATGAGCCTTTTGTGACGATCCTTGAAAAAATAGAACGTAGTTATGGCGTAAAGATTATCAATAACAATCCATCTTTAGCAGCAACACGTTTTAATGGAGATTTTGATCTGAATACAGAAAGCGTAGAAGATGTTATGAATGCCTTTACCACAATAGACTTTTTTGAATATTCCTACAAAAACAACATAATAACAATTAAATAA
- a CDS encoding SusC/RagA family TonB-linked outer membrane protein, with amino-acid sequence MKIKHLKMKVSVILTLFCALQMFATKGSAQKFNIDLESVKVATVIEQIKKQSDYKFFYREDLLQDDWKVNIQTNSASIKEVLQQLFDDLPVDYIIKKKQVILKSKTISNTNGQSVDNKGTIDQQEIYGNVRDPNAYPLMGVTVWRKGSRTGAVTNEKGNYRIQAATGDTLVFSFLGFKKQEKLVGDEKTLNVILQEEVNSLGEVTLLSTGYQNIQKERATGSFSVIESEELEKVPVNNVINQLEGRVAGLQIDLLASDNTFVYGNQFGETEGNTSYKYRIRGQSTYQANDKPLLVIDGVPSELDIKNLNSNDIEKITFLKDAASASIYGARAANGVIVIDTKKGKKGATRINLSQNYTFSSKPSLSSLPLMNSDQVLDLEQELLEKGVIYDPMGAGIYSSVPVSSGVELMLQNQRGTLSDAELADKLSVLRGRNNYNQIEDYLLQAASSTNYNLSISGGQENYSYFTSASYAKEETQSKGVDGKRLTLTANQNFELFDFAKVSTSLKGSFFNFKQNGLGVSPLSASRTTFLPYDQIVDEAGNSVDYYRAFYSADIQNFEEAGYLPWSYNYLDELANSNNGIKEQNYSANISVTLPLFDGLSAMGTYFIERSNTKQDNIYGENTYYTRDRINQAMYLNPTTQQLTRGIPLGAIYQRNDYTESSQTMRGQLNYNNTFGKHAIDAIAGIELRQIRTEVSGGNLYGYNEQTQRSIDLPSATYTTIYGYNDNISYNQVATNQRRRFLSYYANAAYTFDTKYVVSGSVRLDDYNNFGVDKSYRRTPLWSTGLKWNMSREDFLKDVETINNLSFRATYGFNGNISLTTFPFTNISIAGTDYNLSRLPYAFIAAPANPALRWEKTGVLNFGLDFNLFDKRLGGSVEYYIKNSDDLIQDFPVSEFYGLPNNNTLTRNTATLRGEGVDINLNGEWLRTPEFSINSTFVLSYNKNEVTDSRYENYSTFLNGTASAPPIVDYPLNSIFAFRSAGLDENGSTIVYDRNGDIVDAFTPLTEIEDMQYMGTQTPKYYGSFATTFTYKKLSLYALATYKLDYVLFNPSFGNYVSRYGSFEAYDLNSDIADRWRAPGDEVNTNVPGAQGLGGYSLGRYLYSTDRVIDGDHIRLREISLSYDFSDLVANSFLRNASLSLTARNLGLIWRANDDDIDPDFLPYTSGSLIRIPPTAMYSVGVNLNF; translated from the coding sequence ATGAAAATAAAACATTTAAAGATGAAGGTTTCTGTCATTTTAACCTTGTTTTGTGCCTTACAGATGTTTGCGACGAAGGGTAGTGCCCAGAAATTCAATATTGATCTGGAAAGCGTTAAAGTCGCTACGGTAATTGAGCAAATTAAAAAGCAAAGCGATTATAAATTCTTCTATCGGGAAGATTTACTTCAGGATGATTGGAAAGTAAATATACAAACCAACAGTGCCTCTATTAAAGAAGTGCTACAACAGCTTTTTGATGATTTACCGGTTGATTATATCATCAAGAAGAAACAGGTAATCCTTAAATCCAAAACCATTAGTAATACAAATGGTCAATCGGTGGATAATAAAGGTACCATAGATCAACAAGAAATTTACGGTAATGTTAGGGATCCAAATGCTTATCCATTAATGGGGGTGACCGTGTGGCGTAAAGGTTCGCGTACGGGTGCAGTAACTAACGAAAAAGGTAATTATCGCATCCAGGCGGCAACAGGGGATACTTTGGTATTTAGCTTTTTAGGATTTAAAAAGCAGGAGAAGCTGGTAGGAGATGAGAAGACTCTAAACGTAATATTACAAGAAGAGGTGAATAGTTTAGGAGAGGTAACATTATTGTCTACCGGTTACCAGAATATTCAAAAAGAACGCGCTACCGGTTCCTTTTCTGTAATTGAATCTGAAGAATTAGAAAAAGTGCCCGTAAATAATGTGATAAATCAGTTAGAGGGAAGAGTTGCAGGTTTACAGATAGACCTTCTTGCATCTGATAATACGTTTGTATACGGTAACCAATTTGGTGAAACGGAAGGAAATACTAGTTACAAATATAGAATTCGCGGGCAGTCAACATATCAGGCCAATGATAAACCGCTTTTAGTTATTGACGGCGTTCCTTCAGAACTGGATATCAAAAACCTAAACTCTAATGATATTGAGAAAATTACTTTCTTAAAAGACGCAGCTTCGGCTTCTATTTATGGTGCGAGAGCTGCTAACGGGGTAATTGTTATAGATACTAAAAAAGGAAAAAAAGGAGCAACCCGTATCAACTTGTCTCAAAACTATACCTTTTCCAGTAAACCTTCGCTCTCCAGTTTGCCTCTAATGAATTCAGATCAGGTGCTGGATCTGGAGCAGGAGCTTTTGGAGAAGGGTGTTATTTATGACCCAATGGGTGCCGGTATATACAGTTCAGTGCCGGTAAGTTCCGGGGTAGAACTTATGCTGCAAAACCAGCGTGGTACACTAAGCGATGCCGAGCTTGCAGATAAACTCTCAGTATTACGCGGTCGCAATAACTACAACCAGATTGAAGATTATCTGCTTCAGGCTGCTTCTTCAACAAATTATAACCTTTCCATAAGTGGAGGACAGGAGAACTATTCGTATTTCACTTCGGCTTCTTATGCCAAAGAAGAAACGCAAAGTAAAGGCGTAGATGGTAAACGTCTTACTTTAACCGCTAATCAGAATTTTGAGTTATTTGATTTTGCTAAAGTATCAACCAGTCTTAAAGGCTCGTTTTTTAACTTTAAACAAAACGGCTTAGGTGTAAGTCCTTTATCAGCATCTCGAACTACGTTTTTACCTTATGATCAGATAGTAGATGAAGCCGGAAATTCGGTAGATTATTACCGGGCATTTTACAGTGCAGATATACAAAATTTTGAAGAGGCCGGTTATTTGCCCTGGAGCTACAACTACCTGGATGAATTGGCTAATTCTAATAATGGTATTAAGGAGCAGAATTATTCGGCTAACATTAGTGTAACCCTGCCTCTTTTTGATGGTTTATCAGCCATGGGAACTTATTTTATTGAGCGTTCCAATACCAAACAAGATAATATTTATGGTGAAAACACGTATTACACCAGAGACCGAATCAATCAGGCTATGTATCTTAATCCTACTACTCAGCAATTAACACGAGGCATTCCTTTGGGGGCTATCTATCAGAGAAACGATTATACTGAAAGTAGTCAAACCATGCGCGGCCAGCTTAATTACAACAACACATTTGGCAAGCATGCGATAGATGCCATAGCAGGTATAGAATTACGTCAAATACGCACAGAAGTATCCGGTGGAAATCTTTATGGATATAATGAGCAAACTCAGCGCTCTATAGATTTACCATCTGCGACCTATACCACTATTTACGGGTACAACGATAACATCAGTTACAATCAGGTAGCCACCAATCAACGCCGTCGCTTTTTATCCTATTACGCCAATGCAGCATATACCTTTGATACCAAATATGTGGTATCAGGTAGTGTACGCCTGGATGATTACAATAATTTTGGGGTAGACAAAAGCTATAGACGTACCCCTTTATGGTCTACCGGTTTAAAATGGAATATGAGCCGAGAGGACTTCTTAAAAGACGTGGAGACGATTAATAACCTAAGCTTTAGAGCTACGTATGGTTTTAATGGAAACATCAGCCTTACTACGTTCCCCTTTACAAACATTTCTATTGCCGGTACAGATTATAATTTATCCAGGCTACCCTATGCGTTTATTGCAGCACCTGCAAACCCTGCTTTACGTTGGGAAAAAACAGGTGTGCTCAACTTTGGTCTTGATTTCAATCTGTTTGACAAAAGACTTGGGGGAAGTGTGGAATATTATATAAAAAATAGTGATGACCTGATTCAGGATTTTCCGGTCTCTGAATTTTATGGACTACCTAATAATAATACCCTAACCAGGAATACGGCAACCTTACGCGGAGAAGGGGTAGATATTAACCTAAACGGTGAGTGGTTAAGAACTCCCGAGTTTAGTATTAATTCAACCTTTGTTTTATCGTATAATAAAAATGAGGTGACTGATTCGCGTTACGAGAATTATTCCACTTTCCTAAATGGTACCGCGAGTGCACCCCCAATTGTGGACTATCCGCTTAACAGCATTTTTGCTTTTAGATCAGCAGGCCTGGATGAGAACGGCTCTACCATTGTATACGACCGTAATGGAGACATCGTTGATGCCTTCACCCCTTTAACTGAAATTGAGGATATGCAATATATGGGTACGCAAACGCCCAAATACTATGGCAGCTTTGCCACGACATTCACCTATAAGAAATTGTCACTTTATGCTTTGGCGACCTATAAACTGGATTATGTTTTATTTAACCCCAGTTTTGGTAATTACGTGTCACGATACGGATCTTTTGAGGCATACGATTTGAACAGCGATATTGCAGATCGCTGGAGAGCCCCTGGGGATGAGGTCAATACCAATGTTCCCGGAGCTCAGGGACTTGGGGGGTATAGTTTAGGTCGGTATCTGTATAGCACTGATAGGGTTATCGATGGAGATCATATACGACTGCGTGAGATTTCACTGAGTTATGATTTTTCTGATTTAGTCGCCAACAGCTTTTTACGCAATGCCTCGTTATCGCTTACGGCTCGTAATTTAGGTTTAATCTGGAGAGCCAATGATGATGATATAGATCCGGATTTCTTGCCGTATACCAGTGGTAGTCTTATACGTATACCACCTACTGCGATGTATTCAGTGGGCGTAAACCTTAATTTTTAA
- a CDS encoding RagB/SusD family nutrient uptake outer membrane protein: MMMKKHSLYILFLLMSVAFVSCDDYVDIKTEGRLYPEETENYRYLLNQTSIFDASYSLVDVASDDIEMRKNYATYFENNYGTSDYYRPFKETYKWADSVYYAGDTDNDLGVMYQGLYTANVVITEVMTSNNGTEAEKASLQAEALVHRAYIFLDLVNIFGKAYDAETSETDLGIPMFTEPTVTEEVTRASIKAVYDQIVSDLQQAINGGLPATRRGTEVGFPSLASAHALLARTYLYMGRYAEAQAEAENALSLQNSLLNMEDYIDTPDSGWPRRIENPELILSKMSISSYKDAPALLTLNDELLNSFEEEDLRYQLYTRPISEMTYDQVSGGRAYCEGLLTGEKRNAGPTVPEMLLIKAEGEARAGDTDAAMTSINKLRMARFKAEDYVPLTAADAEEALLKVLEERRKELMAKGGFRWFDLKRLNKDPRFAKTITHQYIDEVYTLEPEGDRYQFPFASSLFQYAPNLEQNP; this comes from the coding sequence ATGATGATGAAAAAACATTCTTTATATATCCTGTTTCTCTTAATGAGTGTAGCTTTTGTAAGCTGCGATGATTATGTAGACATCAAGACCGAAGGCCGTCTCTATCCTGAGGAGACTGAGAATTACCGGTATCTTTTAAATCAGACTTCAATCTTTGATGCCTCGTACAGTTTAGTAGATGTAGCCTCTGACGATATCGAGATGAGAAAAAACTACGCGACCTATTTTGAGAACAACTACGGTACATCAGATTATTACCGTCCTTTTAAGGAAACTTATAAATGGGCAGATTCCGTTTATTATGCGGGCGATACAGATAATGATCTTGGCGTAATGTATCAAGGGCTTTATACCGCTAATGTAGTAATTACAGAAGTGATGACCAGCAATAATGGCACCGAAGCAGAAAAGGCCTCCCTACAGGCTGAAGCTTTGGTACACAGGGCTTATATCTTTTTGGATTTGGTGAATATTTTTGGAAAAGCCTATGATGCCGAAACCTCGGAAACAGATTTGGGAATCCCCATGTTTACGGAGCCTACGGTGACCGAAGAGGTAACCCGCGCCAGCATTAAAGCAGTTTACGATCAGATTGTAAGTGACCTACAGCAGGCTATTAATGGCGGGCTGCCTGCTACGCGCAGAGGAACCGAAGTAGGTTTCCCTTCACTAGCCAGTGCACATGCCTTGCTTGCCCGTACCTATTTGTATATGGGGCGTTATGCCGAAGCTCAGGCCGAGGCAGAAAACGCTTTGAGTTTGCAAAACAGCCTGCTGAATATGGAGGACTATATCGATACTCCAGATTCAGGATGGCCAAGACGTATTGAAAATCCGGAATTGATTTTATCTAAAATGAGCATCAGTTCCTATAAAGATGCCCCCGCTTTACTTACGTTAAATGATGAATTGCTAAACAGTTTTGAAGAAGAGGATTTACGCTATCAGTTATATACAAGACCTATAAGTGAAATGACTTATGATCAGGTTAGTGGAGGAAGAGCTTATTGCGAAGGGCTTCTTACTGGAGAGAAACGTAATGCAGGACCAACCGTACCAGAGATGTTACTCATTAAAGCAGAAGGAGAAGCCCGTGCCGGTGATACTGATGCGGCTATGACCTCGATAAATAAGCTTCGCATGGCACGATTTAAAGCTGAAGATTATGTACCGCTTACTGCGGCCGATGCCGAAGAGGCTTTGCTTAAAGTACTGGAAGAACGACGCAAGGAACTTATGGCAAAAGGCGGTTTCCGCTGGTTTGACCTTAAACGGCTTAATAAAGATCCGCGTTTTGCGAAAACCATTACCCATCAATATATCGATGAGGTATACACCCTTGAACCCGAAGGAGACCGCTATCAGTTTCCATTTGCTTCCAGTTTATTTCAATATGCACCTAACCTGGAACAAAACCCATAA